The Candidatus Hydrogenisulfobacillus filiaventi sequence GCCCAATTGGTGGCAGGGGCCATGAGCGGCAGCGCCGGCCTGGCCGCCGCCGCGGCACCGGCCCCGGCCGGCGTGTCCGCCACTGCGGCAGAGTCTATTGCGGTGAAGGCGGTCGGCGGCGGGCAGGCGGTGTCGGTGGTCCGCACCCGGGAGCAGGGCCAGGTGGTCTATAACGTGCAGGTGGAGGCCCAGGGCCGGCGCTTTGCCGTGAAGGTCAACCTGAACGGGCAGGTGGTGGCCAAGGCGCCGGAAACGGAGGAACAGGGGGAGGTGGCCGTCTCCACCTCTACCGTGAGCGTGCCGCCCGCCACGTCCCTGACGGCCGGGGCCTCGCTTTCCGCCGGGGCCGCGGCGGCCGCGAAGACGGCCTTAGCCGCGGTGGGTGGCGGCCAGGTGGTGTCGGTGCGGGCGGAGGGCGACAGCGGGCACTGGGTGGTGACGGTGGCCGACCAGGGGCAGCGGTTCATCGTCAAGCTGAACGCCCAGGGGGCCATCCTCACCCTGCGCACGGAAGCGAGCGGGGAGGCTCAGGCCCCCGGTCAGACCCAGGCCGGCGACAGCTGGGACCTGCAGCTGCCGGGAGCCGGCTCCGGTGCCCAGGGGCAGGCCCAGGCCGGGGTGAGCGCGCTGCCGCCGGGTATCCAGGCGACCCTGAGCGGGCAGGTGCCGGGTCTGCTGCGGGCGCATCTGCACGACCACCTCAAGGCGGAACAGCATGGTCACGGGGTGGACGTAAAGGACCTGCTCGACCTGCAGGCGGGCGGAGGAGAGTAGGGGCGGCATCACAGGCCGCGGGGACTCCCGGCTGCGGGGCCGGGGGTCCCCGCGGTTTGCATGCCCAGGGCCCCGGCGACAGCGGCGACGGCCGTCCGGGCGCTGGCGATGCAGTCCGGCACGCCCGGCCCGTCATAGGCGGCTCCCGCCACCGCTAGACCCGGCCAGGCCTGCAGGCGTTCCCGGATCTCCCGCACCCGCTCTACATGACCCACCAGGTATTGCGGCAGCGCCCGCCGCCAGCGGAAAAGCACGTGATAGGCGGGGGCGGCGGTGAGGCCCATGGTCGCGGCCAGGTCGTGCAGGGCCAGGCCCAGCAGGCCCTGGTCGTCCAGCTCCGCCACGTCCGGTCCGCCGGTGCGGCCCAGAAAGGCCCGCAACGGCACCAGTTCCGACTGGTGGCGGTGGCGCCATTTGGCGCTGAGCCAGGTGACGGCGGTGGTGCTGAACCCGCTGTCGCGGGGAATCAGGTAGCCGGTCTTATCGAGGGGGCGGGGGATGGCCTCAGGGGCGTAACCCAGGCCCACCACCGCCAGGCTGCTGTAGGGAATGCGGTCGTGCAGCGCCCCCAGCCGCGGGTCGAGGGCCCCCAGCAGGCGGGCGGTGACATAGGCGGGCGTAGCCAGGATGACCCCCTCGAAGGACCGCCCGGACCCCCCGGCCAGCCCCAGCCGGTAGCCGCGGCCTTCGCGGCTGATGCTCTCCACCGGGTGACCCCGCAGCAGTTCCGCCCCGGCTGCGGTCAGGCGCGCTACCAGGGTGTCGATCAGGGTGTCGAGGCCGGTATCCAGGGTCTGAAACAGGCTGGGTGGCGGGCTGGCGGGGTCACGGGCCGGGGCGGGGGGGCCGCTGCGGCTGAGGCCCAGGATGAGGCTGCGGGAGCGGTGTTCAATCTCGGCCAGGCGGGGGAAGGTGGCGGCCAGACTGAGCTGGTCGATGTCGGCGGCGTAGATGCCGGACAGCATGGGCTCCGCCAGGCGGACCACCACCTCCTCCCCGAAGCGGCGGCGCAGGAACCAGCCCACGGACACATCCCGCCCGTCCCGTGGCAGCACCCGGGGCAGCCACAGGTCCCAGCTGGCCCGGAACTTGCCCCAGGGGGAGAGCAGGCCGCTGCGGACCAGGGGGCCCAGGTCACTGGGGATGCCCGCCTGCATGCCGGCCGGGATGGGGTGCAGGCGGCCGTGGTGGTAGATATAGGCGCCCCGGATGTCGGGGCGGGTGCCGATAAGGTGCTCGCCCAGCCCGACCGCCCGGCAGAGCTCGCGGGCTTCAGGCTTGCGGGCCAGGAAGGAGTCCGGCCCGCCCTCGATGACCAGGCCGGAGCGGCGGTCGGTGCGGATGAGGCCGCCGAAGCGGTCCCGGCTCTCCAGCACGGTGACGCGCACGCGCCCCCGCTGCAGGAGCGGGACCCACTCCCAGGCCGCCGCCAGGCCGGCGATGCCGCCGCCGACAATTGCAATGCGCAACGGATCGGTTGCCATAGGCTTCCCCTTGCAGGCCGGAGCCAGTCCCCGGCCGGAATTGGTCAGACCGCCGCCGTGGCCGCCACCAGGTCGGCCAGGGCGCCGGCAAACGCGGGGTCATCGTTGGGCATGGGGGTCCGCACCAGCTCCAGGCCCAACGCCCGGGCCCGCCCGTGGGCCTCGATATCGAGGTCGTAAAGCACCTCCAGGTGATCGGCCACGAACCCGTGGGGACAGAGGATCACCTGCGGGGTACCGCGTCCCGCCTCCTGCTCCAGGATCTCGAGCACGTCCGGCCCTGCCCAGGGTTCACCGGTGCGGCCGCGGCTCTGGTAGCAGATGTCCCAGCTGCCCGCCGGCAGGCCGGCCGCGGCCGCCACCGCCGCTGCCCCCTCCGCCAGTTGCTGCGGGTAGGGATCGCCGGCCGCGAGGTACCGCGCGGGCAGGCTGTGGGCCGAGAAGTACACCCGGCTGCCGGACGGGGCGGCAGCCCACAGGGGCCGCAGGGCGTCCGCCAGCCAGCGGACATAGCCCGGATCACCGCCCCAGCCGGGAATGAGGTGCAGGCGGCTGCCCGTCCCCGCCAGGGCGGCTTCCGCCGCCGGGCGGTAGCCTTCCTCGTAGGCGAAGCGGTTGTAATGCGGGGCCAGGGCCAGGCCCACCACCAGCGGCAGCCCGGCCAGGGACTCCGCGGCCTGGGCGATGAAGGGCGGGGTGTGCAGGAACCCCACCGCCAGCCGGTAGCCCCCGGGGGACCGGGCCTCGAGGGCCGCCGCCACTCGCTCCCCCAGCCGCTGGGTCAAGGCAGGCAGGGGGGACCGGCCGCCGATGGCGGCATAGCGCCGGCGCAGTTCCTCCAGCACCGCCGGCACCGGCGGGCGCCCGTGGCGGATGTGGGCGTAAAAGGCGGCCAGGTCCGCCGGATCCTCGGCGGCTCCATGGGCCATGAACAGTACCCCCACCGGCTGCACCGGGCTCATTGCCCTGCGCCCCTTTCGTGCACCCATCGTACCAGGTCGTGCAGCCGACCGGGGTTGGTGGCCGGCAGTACGCCATGCCCCAGGTTGAAGATGTGGCCGGGCTGCCCGCCGTTGGCCGTCAGCACCGCCTGGGCCTGGTCCGTCAGCACCGGCCAGGGTGCGAGCAGGGCGGCAGGGTCGAGATTGCCCTGCACCGCCCGGTCCCCCAATCGCCGCCGGGCTTCGTCGAGAGGGATGCGCCAGTCCACGCCGACCACATCAGCCCCGGCTTCCGCCATGGCCTCCAGCAGGGTGGCGGTCCCCACCCCGAAGTAGATGCGCGGCACCTCGTACATGGCCAGTGCGTCGAAGATGCGGCGCATGTACGGTAGCACCGCCCGCCGGTAGTCAGCCGGCGCCAGCGCGCCCACCCAGGAGTCGAACACCTGCACCGCCGCCGCCCCCGCCTCGATCTGGGCAGCCAGGTGGGCTACGGTGGCCTGCACCAGCCGGGCCATCAGCGCAGCCCACAGGTCCGGCTCACCCCACATCAGGCGTTTGGTCTCCAGATACAGAGCGGAGTGGCCGCCTTCGATGAGGTAGCTGGCCAGGGTGAAGGGCGCCCCCGCGAAGCCGATCAGGGGGATGCCGTGCAGGCGGCGGACGGCCAGGCGGACGGCTTCGGCTACCTCCGGCAGCTGGCGCTCCGGCTCCAGCGGTGCCAGGCGCTCCAGGTCCTCCCGGCTGCGGAAGGGGGGGCGGACCACCGGACCCCGGCCTTCCTCCAGGGTGACCGGCGCCCCCATGGCCATCAGAGGGACGACGATGTCCGAGAAGAGGATGGCGGCGTCCACCTCCAGCTGTTCGACGGCCAGGCAGGTGACCTCGGCCGCCAGTGCGGGGTCGCGGATGAGGTCCAGGATGCTGTACCGTTGGCGCAGCGCCCGGTATTCCGGCTGATAGCGCCCGGCCTGGCGCATGAACCAGACAGGGGTGGTATCCACCGGCAGGCCCCGGCAGGCGCGCAGGAACCGGGATTGGGGTTCAGGGGAATGCACGCCATCCCTCCTCCAGGCGGCCGGGGAGCCTGCGGTGCTCCGCTGCGCCGCCCCCGTCCGGACTTGCATCCGGTATGTCAGGGGCAGTATAGCATAGAGGCGCGCCTCCGCCTGCGGGTGGGGCACAGGGGCGGATTTTTACGGCTTTTTTATCCCGCGGCGGCGGATTTTTACGGCGGATTCCCCCGCGGCCGCTACACTGGAGCAGACCGCAACCGGAGGAGGGAGGGGAAGGTCGTGCAGGACGTGGGCATGGTGCTCCTCAGCCTGGCCCTGTTCGGGCTGCTCATGGCCTTCACCTATTACCTGGAGCGCCTGTGAGGCGGGAGGCGGTGTGATGTCCCTGGGCGATGCGGCGCTCTTGTTTGTGTCGGTGCTGGTGATGGTCTATCTCCTGTACGTCATCCTGCGGCCGGACCGCTTTTAAGCCGGCCGGGCGGGATTCCTGAGGAGGCAGAGAGCCGGCGATGTCGATGGAGACGGTGATGACCTGGCTGGTGGTACTGGCGGTGTTCGCCCTCACCATCAAGCCGGTGGGCACCTACCTGGCACGGGTGGGACTGTACGAGCCCACCTTTCTCGACCGGGTGCTGAACCCCGTGGAACAGCTTATCTACCGGCTGGCGGGGACCGGACCCGAGGAGCAGATGAATGCCCGCACCTACAGCCTCGCCTTTCTGACCGCCAACCTGATTTGGATGCTGGCAGCCTACCTGCTGCTTCGCATCCAGAACCTCCTGCCCTTCAACCCCCAGCACCTGGGGCCGGTGCCCCCTGAGCTGGCCTTCAACACCGCTGCCAGTTTTGTCACCAATACCAACTGGCAGGCCTACGCCGGGGAACATACCCTGTCCTACTTCTCCCAGTTCGGGGTGCTCTCCTATTTACAATTCGTGACCCCTGCCATGGGGGCGGCGGCAGGTCTGGCCTTTCTGCGCGCGGTGTCGGGGCGGCCGCTGGGGAACTTCTGGGTGGACCTCACCCGGGTGACCACGCGCCTCTTGCTGCCGGCGGCAGTGGTGTGGACGCTGCTCCTGGTCTGGCAGGGGGTGCCGGAAACCCTGGCCCCTTACCTGCACGTGCACACCCTGACCGGCGGCACCCAGATTGTGCCCCGGGGGCCGATTGCCTCCTGGGAGGCGATTGAACACCTGGGCAACAACGGGGGCGGGTTTACCGCCGCCAACAGCGCGAATCCCCTGGAGAACCCCACCGCCGTCAGCAACATCCTGGAGATCCTGGCCATGGGCCTCTTCCCGGTAGCCTTCTTCTATGCGCTCGGGGTGATGACCGGGCGCAAGCGCTTCGCCTGGGTGCTGATCACGGTGGCGGGCATCCTGTTTGTCGTCATGCTGGCCATGGTGTACTTTCCGACCGCCGCCGGGAACCCCCTCATCCACCGGCTGACCGGGGTCAAGGGGCCCAACCTGGTGGGCCAGGAGCTCCGCTTCGGGGTCGGGGGAACCAGCCTGTTTGAGACCGCCACCATGGCTTTCACCACCGGCTCGGTGGCCAGCGCCCATGACAGCTTCCTGCCCATCCCCTCCCTGAGCTTCTTCCTGGGGATGTTCCTCAACCTGGTGTTCGGGGGCAAGGGGGTGGGCCTGCTGAACATGCTCATGTTCGTGCTCATCACCGTCTTCCTGACCGGGCTTATGGTCGGCCGTACCCCCGAGTTCCTGGGCAAGAAGATCGAGGCTAAGGAGGTTTCCCTGGCCTCCCTAGCCTTTCTGCTGCACCCCCTCCTTATCCTGACCGGCACCGCCCTGGCCGTGGCCAACCCGGCGGCCCGGGCGGGGGCCTTGAATCCCGGTCCGCAAGGCCTGAGCGAGATCCTGTACGCCTTCGCCTCCGCGGCGGCCAATAACGGCTCCGCCTTGGGCGGGCTCAACGCCGCCCTGCCGTTCTATGAAGTCGCGGTGGGGATTGTGATGGTGATCGGGCGCTACGCCTCCATCGTGGCCATGCTCTACATCGGGGAATCCCTGCTGGCCAAGCGGGCGGTGCCCGAGGGCCCCGGCACCATGCGCCTGGACACTCCGCTCTTCGCCGGGATCCTGCTGGGCACCATCATCATCGTCAACGCCCTCACCTTCTTCCCGGTGGCGGCGCTGGGCCCGTTAGCGGAGCACTACCTGCTGCTGGCCCACCACCTGTTCTCGTGAGTCGAGGAGGCACAGCTTGATGGCGACGTTTGCAGCCGATCACGGGTCCTTTGCCGCCCGGCGCTACCTGAAGGAGGTGCTGCGTGACACCTTCCTCAAACTGGACCCGCGGCAGATGTGGCACAACCCGGTCATGTTCGTGGTGGAGATCGGCACCGTCATCACCCTGGTGCTGACCCTGACCGCCCCCACCCCCGCGGCCCGCGGCTACGACCTGGCAGTGACCCTCATCCTCATCGTCACCATCCTGTTCGCCACCTTCGCCGAGGCGTATGCGGAGGCGCGGGGCCGGGCGCAGGCTGATTACCTGCGCCGGACCAAGTCCACCACCCCTGCCAAGGTCATCGCCCCCAACGGTCAGGTGACGGTGATGGAGTCGGACAAACTGCGGCGCGGCATGCAGGTACTGGTGGAGCCGCATGACATCATCCCGGGCGACGGGGTGGTGGTGGAGGGCATGGGCTCGGTGGACGAATCCGCCATCACCGGGGAGTCCGCCCCCGTGGTCAAGGCCCGGGACGACAGCGTCACCGGCGGGACCGTACTGCTGTCCGACCGCATGATCATCGAGATCACGGTCAATCCGGGCGAATCCTTCCTCGATCGCATGATCGCCCTGGTTGAGGGTGCCCAGCGGCAGAAGACCCCTAATGAGATTGCCCTCTCGGCCCTGCTGGGGGTGCTGACCCTCATCTTTGTATTCGTGGTGGTGACCCTGGTCCCCATCGCCCGGTACTTCAGCCCCCATGCCACGCAAGTGGCGACCATGGTGGCGCTGCTGGTGTGTCTCATCCCCACCACCATCGGCGCGCTGCTCTCCGCCATCGGTATCGCCGGCATGAACCGGGTAGCGATGGTGAATGTGGTCGCCAAGTCGGGCCGGTCGGTGGAAGCGGCCGGGGATATCGATACCATCATCCTGGATAAGACGGGGACCATCACCATGGGCAACCGCATGGCCACCGAGTTCCTGCCCCTGCCCGGGGTGACCGAGGCCGAGATCGCCCACGCCGCCCTCCTGGCGTCGTTGGCTGACAATACCCCCGAAGGGCGGTCGGTGGTGGACCTGGCCAAGGAGATCCTGGACCTGCGCGATACCCCCAACGCGGAAGGGGAGCCGGTGCCCTTCTCCGCCCGTACCCGCATGAGCGGCATCGACCTGGCGGACGGCCGGCAGATCCGCAAAGGGGCGGTCAGTGCCATCCGCGCCATCGCCCAGCAGGAGCCGCCGCCGGACCTGGACCGGCTGACCGAGTCGGTGGCCCGCGAAGGGGCCACCCCGCTGGCGGTGGCGGTGGACGGGCGTGTGCTGGGGATCATCCGCCTCAAGGACGTGGTGAAGCCGGGCCTAAAGGAGCGTTTCGCCGACTTCCGGGCCATGGGCATCCGCACCGTGATGGCGACCGGGGACAACGCCATCACCGCCGCCGTCATCGCCCATGAGGCGGGGGTGGATGACTTCGTGGCCGAGGCCAAGCCGGAGGACAAGATCACCCTGATCCGCTCCGAGCAGGCCGCCGGCCGGCTGGTGGCCATGACCGGGGACGGCACCAACGATGCTCCCGCCCTGGCGCAGGCCGACGTGGGCCTGGCCATGAACGCCGGCACCATGGCCGCCAAGGAGGCAGCCAACATGATCGACCTGGAGTCCAACCCCACCAAGCTGCTGGATGTGGTGCTGGTGGGCAAACAGCTGCTCATCACCCGCGGGGCGCTGACCACCTTCTCCATCGCCAACGATATGGCCAAGTACTTCGCCATCGTGCCGGCCATGTTCGCAGCGGTGCCCTCGCTGCGGGTACTGGGGGCGCTTAACATCATGGGGCTCAAGACCCCGCACGGGGCGATCCTGTCCGCCCTCATCTTCAACGCCCTTATCATCCCCGCCCTCATTCCCTTTGCCATTCGGGGGGTGCGGTACCGGGCGGAGTCGGCGGACCGCATGCTGGCCCGCAACGTGTTCAACTGGGGCGTGCTGGGGATCATCATCCCCTTCATCGGCATCTGGGCCATCGACCATGTGCTGGGCCTGTTCGGCCTGGCCTAGGAGGAGACCATCCATGGGCAAGCTGATGCGGCCGGCTATCGGGGTCACGGTGGCGTTGTGGGTGCTGGTAGGCTTACTGTACCCGCTGGTCATGACCGGGGTGAGCAATCTGCTCTTCCCCTATCAGGCCCAGGGCAGCCCCATCTATCGGCACGGGCAGGTGGTGGCGGCCGCCCATGTGGGGCAGTACTTCGGGAATGCTGCCGGCCTCTTCTGGGGCCGCCCCTCCGCCACCGTGTCGGAGCGGACGGGCAAACCCAAGCCTTATGACGCCCTCAATTCCGGCGCCTCCAACCTGGGGCCCACCACCCTGGCCCTGATGCAGCACATCCAGGCCCGGGTGCGGCGGTTGGAGCGGACTGATCCCGGCCTTACCCCCGCCCGGATTCCGCCCGACCTGGTGGAAAGCTCCGGCTCCGGCCTCGATCCGGACATCAGTGAGCAGGCCGCCCTCATCCAGATCCCGCGGGTGGCACGGGCCACCGGCCTCTCCCGGGGCTTCCTCACCATGCTGGTGCAGGACAACGTCAAGGGCCCGCAATGGGGCCTCTTCGGTCATCCCCGGGTTAACGTGGTGGCCCTCAACCTGGAGCTGGAGCAGGCCCTGGCCCGGATCCATCCCACTGCCCGGAGATAAAAAACGGTACCCCCATTTAGTTATGGATCAGGTTGAGTAAAGCCCGGGCTCTCGAAATCTTCGCGTCGCGTTCGGCACAGCGCCAAGGATGGGCCAATCGAGCGCGATCCATCAGCGTTTAGACGACACGCTGACCCCTGGGCAGGCTACGCGTGAGCAGGTCATGAGGGGCTCATGTGCCTCTTAGACTTGGATCCCCGCTCGCGTTCTGTTCCGCCAGGACAGCCGGTACAGGGATCAGCGGGTCGACTTGCCGTAGCATGAATTGGGGCTGTGTTAACGGCGCTCGGAGGGCCTTTCGGAGATTTCGAGGCCGGATCACGAGGATTATTACCAGGGTGTCCGCGATGCTTCCACCTTATCTGGCTTTTCGGAAATTCAAGGATACAATAGAGGCTTTGGCAGCGCTGGAACAAGAACGATTGTCTCCCGCGGTTCTTACGGATACGGTAGGGAAGATGGTTTCTTCCCGTCCGTGGGATATTATTAACTCGATGAAATTCTTGGGGTTTGTTGAAGAGGATCTTACCCCAACCGAGCTTTGGCAGCAATGGGTCCGAAGTCCACAGGACCGACCAGATGTTATGTGGCGGGCATTAAAGGCGTCTTATAGACTAATTGCGGAAGGCCCGCAGGATATCGGCGAAAAGGCACTTGAGAATATTATTAATCGGTGGTCTCTTTCGGAATCTGTTCAAATACGTGCAAGACGGTTTTTAATGGAAGCCTTAAATTACGCAGCAAAAAATACCGTCAAGGGCCGTGCAATGCAATAAATGGGAAACGGACAGCGTTCAGACCGCCTAGGATTTCAAAATCCGGCGGATCCTCTTTGGAAGAGAAACTGCCTCCCGTGATTGTTGACCTGTTAAGGGAGGTTCCTCCTGTAGGCGAGGAGTGGCCAGGATTAAAGGAGTGGATGGATTTTTTTGCAATGGCTATGCGGCGATATTACGGGGACAAAAGTTAGGTTTGGTGCCATGCCGGTCTAGGCCATTTGGGAGGGACCTCGTGAGAAGGCTGAATAGCTGACCTCGTAGTCGGGACCGACCATTCGGGCGCAGAACGCGCGCTTTCGGGACTGCGGGCCTAGAGTAGCGGCAGCCTGGTACCAAGGGGCTCATTTAAGTCCTACCCCTGGAATACGATGCAGCGAACACGTAACGTTTGAGCCCCCATGCTGAACGGTGTGTTGACTCCGTACGCTCGAGTCCGGTCGGGCTGCGGTAGCCGGCGGTGTCGGGATAAAAATTAGCTGCCAGGGGCAGCTCCAGGCCCTTGTCACGATTGGGGACAGAAATCCGAAGTGGTCTTGACGCTCCTTGGCACGCCAGAATGGCGTTCTCCGGTAGTTGGTTCGAACGGTACAGTGGATGGCATACCGAACGCTGTACACGAAGGGGCTCTGATGGTGGACATTGGTCTGGCAAGCGCCGTGTTCTGGGCCGCGGGCCCCATCCTCGTTGCCTCCGTGGAGCCCAGCCTTTCTTCGGGCGCTTAGAGTGCCGGACCGCCGCCAACCGCCGGCCTGACCGGTCGTCCGCCTTGCGGACCCCCTCTGACACCGGTCAGGACTCCTTTGCTGGCGTCCGTTCCTGCGCATGATGGGCCTTTGGCGGTTCAAGCTCGCACTTCCGAGGATCGCTTTAGGGGTCGCGCAGAACTTGAGACGCCGCCCCGCCCCCCCTGCACGGGCTGGCCGGCCAGCGGGGGCCGCCCGAGGATCTCACTTGGCATCCCCTTTCCGGGAGCTGGTCTAGAGCCTGGGAGAGCACAGTTTCTATGGCAACCGTTGGAGGATCGCCGTCGCTTTGCAGGTGCCACAGCCACGGTTTTGCACCATCCTTCCGGATGACAGCATCGGGACCCCTGGATGGCTGTTTGCAAGGCGCTCTAGGGGGCAGCGCGCCAGGGCATGTGGTCCTCGACCATGGTGTCCTTGTGGCCGGTTCCGTGCCAGTTCCGGCCCCTCACCTCCCAGGAGGCAATCGGTGGCGGTCGCCACCGGATCCCGGAGCTGGGTGCCAGCGTCCACCCGCTCCTCCTGGATCCGTTCGTGAAGGGCGACCGCCTCCTTGGCGTCGGGCTCCGGTCCGCCTGCTTCATGGCACCAAACGCGGCGCGCGCGTGATCGTCCATCAGCAACCGCTTGCGGAAGGCGCTGAAGGTAGTGCCGTCCAGCCTGCGCTCGTCGACCAGCAGGTCCGGTAGGCCCTCGGCCCGGAAGCCATACCGGCAAGCTTGCTCCAAGTGCCGATCGGAAAAGTCCTGCGCTACCCCCCAGCGCAGCGCCTTCATTAGCCCTGGGCCAGATAATGGGGTCGCCCGTGGCCGTCCGTACAGCGCGGCGCATTCGGCCTCCCGGAGCTGCTGGGCCAGGAGCCGGCGCAAGGATGCGAATGGGGTCGTCCGGTCCGATCAGGGGGCGACAGCCACGCTAACGAAGTCCAGTTTGGGATCCTGACGCTGGAGCACGGGGCATGCCTCCCGCTGTGCAGGCCTGGCGGGAAACTTCGG is a genomic window containing:
- a CDS encoding exported protein of unknown function (Evidence 5 : Unknown function): MRKWWVVLASLGVGGGALAAIPGSAQLVAGAMSGSAGLAAAAAPAPAGVSATAAESIAVKAVGGGQAVSVVRTREQGQVVYNVQVEAQGRRFAVKVNLNGQVVAKAPETEEQGEVAVSTSTVSVPPATSLTAGASLSAGAAAAAKTALAAVGGGQVVSVRAEGDSGHWVVTVADQGQRFIVKLNAQGAILTLRTEASGEAQAPGQTQAGDSWDLQLPGAGSGAQGQAQAGVSALPPGIQATLSGQVPGLLRAHLHDHLKAEQHGHGVDVKDLLDLQAGGGE
- a CDS encoding Protoporphyrinogen oxidase; the encoded protein is MATDPLRIAIVGGGIAGLAAAWEWVPLLQRGRVRVTVLESRDRFGGLIRTDRRSGLVIEGGPDSFLARKPEARELCRAVGLGEHLIGTRPDIRGAYIYHHGRLHPIPAGMQAGIPSDLGPLVRSGLLSPWGKFRASWDLWLPRVLPRDGRDVSVGWFLRRRFGEEVVVRLAEPMLSGIYAADIDQLSLAATFPRLAEIEHRSRSLILGLSRSGPPAPARDPASPPPSLFQTLDTGLDTLIDTLVARLTAAGAELLRGHPVESISREGRGYRLGLAGGSGRSFEGVILATPAYVTARLLGALDPRLGALHDRIPYSSLAVVGLGYAPEAIPRPLDKTGYLIPRDSGFSTTAVTWLSAKWRHRHQSELVPLRAFLGRTGGPDVAELDDQGLLGLALHDLAATMGLTAAPAYHVLFRWRRALPQYLVGHVERVREIRERLQAWPGLAVAGAAYDGPGVPDCIASARTAVAAVAGALGMQTAGTPGPAAGSPRGL
- the hemH gene encoding Ferrochelatase; its protein translation is MSPVQPVGVLFMAHGAAEDPADLAAFYAHIRHGRPPVPAVLEELRRRYAAIGGRSPLPALTQRLGERVAAALEARSPGGYRLAVGFLHTPPFIAQAAESLAGLPLVVGLALAPHYNRFAYEEGYRPAAEAALAGTGSRLHLIPGWGGDPGYVRWLADALRPLWAAAPSGSRVYFSAHSLPARYLAAGDPYPQQLAEGAAAVAAAAGLPAGSWDICYQSRGRTGEPWAGPDVLEILEQEAGRGTPQVILCPHGFVADHLEVLYDLDIEAHGRARALGLELVRTPMPNDDPAFAGALADLVAATAAV
- the hemE gene encoding uroporphyrinogen III decarboxylase (Evidence 2a : Function from experimental evidences in other organisms; PubMedId : 10217486, 17122346; Product type e : enzyme), with protein sequence MHSPEPQSRFLRACRGLPVDTTPVWFMRQAGRYQPEYRALRQRYSILDLIRDPALAAEVTCLAVEQLEVDAAILFSDIVVPLMAMGAPVTLEEGRGPVVRPPFRSREDLERLAPLEPERQLPEVAEAVRLAVRRLHGIPLIGFAGAPFTLASYLIEGGHSALYLETKRLMWGEPDLWAALMARLVQATVAHLAAQIEAGAAAVQVFDSWVGALAPADYRRAVLPYMRRIFDALAMYEVPRIYFGVGTATLLEAMAEAGADVVGVDWRIPLDEARRRLGDRAVQGNLDPAALLAPWPVLTDQAQAVLTANGGQPGHIFNLGHGVLPATNPGRLHDLVRWVHERGAGQ
- a CDS encoding protein of unknown function (Evidence 5 : Unknown function) gives rise to the protein MHPVCQGQYSIEARLRLRVGHRGGFLRLFYPAAADFYGGFPRGRYTGADRNRRREGKVVQDVGMVLLSLALFGLLMAFTYYLERL
- the kdpF gene encoding Potassium-transporting ATPase KdpF subunit — protein: MSLGDAALLFVSVLVMVYLLYVILRPDRF
- the kdpA gene encoding potassium translocating ATPase, subunit A (Evidence 2a : Function from experimental evidences in other organisms; PubMedId : 6146979, 9858692; Product type t : transporter), whose translation is MSMETVMTWLVVLAVFALTIKPVGTYLARVGLYEPTFLDRVLNPVEQLIYRLAGTGPEEQMNARTYSLAFLTANLIWMLAAYLLLRIQNLLPFNPQHLGPVPPELAFNTAASFVTNTNWQAYAGEHTLSYFSQFGVLSYLQFVTPAMGAAAGLAFLRAVSGRPLGNFWVDLTRVTTRLLLPAAVVWTLLLVWQGVPETLAPYLHVHTLTGGTQIVPRGPIASWEAIEHLGNNGGGFTAANSANPLENPTAVSNILEILAMGLFPVAFFYALGVMTGRKRFAWVLITVAGILFVVMLAMVYFPTAAGNPLIHRLTGVKGPNLVGQELRFGVGGTSLFETATMAFTTGSVASAHDSFLPIPSLSFFLGMFLNLVFGGKGVGLLNMLMFVLITVFLTGLMVGRTPEFLGKKIEAKEVSLASLAFLLHPLLILTGTALAVANPAARAGALNPGPQGLSEILYAFASAAANNGSALGGLNAALPFYEVAVGIVMVIGRYASIVAMLYIGESLLAKRAVPEGPGTMRLDTPLFAGILLGTIIIVNALTFFPVAALGPLAEHYLLLAHHLFS
- the kdpB gene encoding potassium translocating ATPase, subunit B (Evidence 2a : Function from experimental evidences in other organisms; PubMedId : 6146979, 9858692; Product type t : transporter), whose product is MATFAADHGSFAARRYLKEVLRDTFLKLDPRQMWHNPVMFVVEIGTVITLVLTLTAPTPAARGYDLAVTLILIVTILFATFAEAYAEARGRAQADYLRRTKSTTPAKVIAPNGQVTVMESDKLRRGMQVLVEPHDIIPGDGVVVEGMGSVDESAITGESAPVVKARDDSVTGGTVLLSDRMIIEITVNPGESFLDRMIALVEGAQRQKTPNEIALSALLGVLTLIFVFVVVTLVPIARYFSPHATQVATMVALLVCLIPTTIGALLSAIGIAGMNRVAMVNVVAKSGRSVEAAGDIDTIILDKTGTITMGNRMATEFLPLPGVTEAEIAHAALLASLADNTPEGRSVVDLAKEILDLRDTPNAEGEPVPFSARTRMSGIDLADGRQIRKGAVSAIRAIAQQEPPPDLDRLTESVAREGATPLAVAVDGRVLGIIRLKDVVKPGLKERFADFRAMGIRTVMATGDNAITAAVIAHEAGVDDFVAEAKPEDKITLIRSEQAAGRLVAMTGDGTNDAPALAQADVGLAMNAGTMAAKEAANMIDLESNPTKLLDVVLVGKQLLITRGALTTFSIANDMAKYFAIVPAMFAAVPSLRVLGALNIMGLKTPHGAILSALIFNALIIPALIPFAIRGVRYRAESADRMLARNVFNWGVLGIIIPFIGIWAIDHVLGLFGLA
- the kdpC gene encoding potassium translocating ATPase, subunit C (Evidence 2a : Function from experimental evidences in other organisms; PubMedId : 9858692; Product type t : transporter) translates to MGKLMRPAIGVTVALWVLVGLLYPLVMTGVSNLLFPYQAQGSPIYRHGQVVAAAHVGQYFGNAAGLFWGRPSATVSERTGKPKPYDALNSGASNLGPTTLALMQHIQARVRRLERTDPGLTPARIPPDLVESSGSGLDPDISEQAALIQIPRVARATGLSRGFLTMLVQDNVKGPQWGLFGHPRVNVVALNLELEQALARIHPTARR
- a CDS encoding protein of unknown function (Evidence 5 : Unknown function); the protein is MIRPRNLRKALRAPLTQPQFMLRQVDPLIPVPAVLAEQNASGDPSLRGT